Within the Vagococcus carniphilus genome, the region TAAATCATATCACATAAATATGTTTAAAAAGACGTCTACTACACAACTTACTATAAAAAAAATAGAAACCATCCAACTAACCCTGCTAAAAGTGTTAATAATAATGGATTGATTTGAAAACGTAAGCTTAAATAAATAGTCCCTATCATAACAACAAGAGCAGTGACATCTAAGTTTGCACTACCTATATCTGATAGTCTATCAACACCTAGTGTGGTTGATAGCATTAATATCAGTGCTACTGAAAAAATAAGTCCCACTGAAACAATTTTGATACTAGTTAAAATACCATTTAAATAAAGATTTTCTCTGATTCTATTTTCATAAGTTGAAAACAAATTAACAAAAACAACTGAAGGGATACAAACTGCTAAAGTTGTTACAAATGCCCCTAAAAATCCAGCATATAGTTGTCCGACATAGGTAGCTGAATTAATAGCAATCGGACCAGGTATGAGAACATCTAGCGCATTTAAATCAGCATATTGTTCAACTGTCATGCCAAAAGAAGTCATCTCTTCAAAAATGAGTGACAACATCGCATAACCTCCACCAAATCCAAGAAAGCCGATTTTTAGAAAAGAAAAAAATAATCGAAATAACACTTTTAAACACGTCCTTTCTTGTATTGGACAAACAAGACACCACAAAATGCACCAGCTATAATTAATTTAGGAGCACTTAACAAATTAAATACAGTCAATAAAAAAGCAATAAACGAAAATAATAATAACCTTTTTTCCTTCAAATTAAACCTAGCTATTGTATACGCTGCTAGAAAAAGAAAAGAGGCTGACGTTGCTCTTATAGCAGTTAATGCACTTAAGACAGCTCCTTCTTTAGGTAAAAAATCATACAAAATAGTTGCTATCGACATCAAGACATAAGCAGGAAGAATAGCTCCTAAACCAGCAAAAAACATGCCTGACTTACCATTAATTCTTTTACCAACAAAACAAGCATTGGTCAAAGCAATTACTCCTGGAAATACTTGTGATAAAGTCGTAAATTCATGAAGCTCCTCTTGATTAATTAACTTTCGTTTCGTACATAATTCTCGCTCAACTAATGGCAGCATTGCCATCCCGCCTGAAAAGGTAAATGCTCCTGCCATTAAATAAACCTTGAATAAAACTAAATTTTTCTTCATTTCATCCCTCCAATAAAAATAGTAGCATCTTCTTGATATAGATAAAAATACCAATATGATAATATAGGTATAACTAAAAAGTTATGGAGGAAATAATATGACCATTAGACAACTTCAAATTTTTCTAGAAGTTTGCAACCACTTGTCTATCACCAAAACAGCTCAATCTCTTTATCTCTCTCAACCAGCTGTTTCAAAAGCCATTAAAGAGCTAGAACAAGAAATTGGACTCCAATTATTTGACCGTATCAATGGTAAAATTTTTCTAAATGAAGAAGGAAGGCTTTTCCGAATTAAAGCCCAACAATTATTAAAAGATTTTGATTCGTTAACTCATTTTTCT harbors:
- a CDS encoding chromate transporter produces the protein MLFRLFFSFLKIGFLGFGGGYAMLSLIFEEMTSFGMTVEQYADLNALDVLIPGPIAINSATYVGQLYAGFLGAFVTTLAVCIPSVVFVNLFSTYENRIRENLYLNGILTSIKIVSVGLIFSVALILMLSTTLGVDRLSDIGSANLDVTALVVMIGTIYLSLRFQINPLLLTLLAGLVGWFLFFL
- a CDS encoding chromate transporter; translated protein: MKKNLVLFKVYLMAGAFTFSGGMAMLPLVERELCTKRKLINQEELHEFTTLSQVFPGVIALTNACFVGKRINGKSGMFFAGLGAILPAYVLMSIATILYDFLPKEGAVLSALTAIRATSASFLFLAAYTIARFNLKEKRLLLFSFIAFLLTVFNLLSAPKLIIAGAFCGVLFVQYKKGRV